A segment of the Fusarium oxysporum f. sp. lycopersici 4287 chromosome 4, whole genome shotgun sequence genome:
GAAACTGTAAAAAAAAACTGTTACAAAGAAATCTTATGTACTTCAGACTACCAAAGTATAATATTGCACATTATCATGACTTCTTTCATCATGTATCAGCGACCGAAATACCGAGGCACCCTCTAATAGCGTCGTCGTCATGATCCACTTTTTAAAAGAGCCGAGGTATCCAAGTCTTAGCCTCATCGATTTTCCGACATCGCTTGGACCGAGCGACGCCCCATAAAGTTCAAACTCCCCTTAATCTAAacatttcatcatcaacctttcTCCTCTCCTCAACAAAATCCGGGGTAAAGCACATTCACAAAACCTCTCCAACAATGCCTCCGCCAAATCCAGACTGGGTCAAGGCCCTCAAGCCCTCCGGCCCCCAGGGTTCAGAGCTTCTGGCCCAAGAGCGCGCCAACTCTGACATCAACGTTGACCAGCTCTCTACTTTCCTCTTCACAAAAGAAGTCCTTGAGAGAAATGATAAGATTCTCAAGATTCTCCAGGCTGATCCTGTTTTTGACAAGGAGCAGAACTACTTCAGGGGTCGAACAGATAGACTTGAGGCTGCGCTTGCTAGAGCTAAGGCTTTGAGACGGTTATCTGTCAAGCATAACTGGAATGATGAGGAGCATCATGCTGCCAATGACCTGATCAGCGAGCCTACGCCTTATGGTCTTCATGCCACTATGTTCTTGAAGACGCTTGAGGAGCAGGGTACACCGGCGCAGCACAAGCTTTTCCTTGAGAGGGCGAGAAACTATGAGATCATTGGATGCTATGCTCAGACTGAATTGGGCCATGGTTCCAACGTTCGCGGTCTGGAGACTACTGCTACCTGGAACCCTGAGGACAAGACCTTTACTATTCACTCGCCTCATCTCACAGCTTCAAAGTGGTGGATCGGTTCCCTGGGCAAGGCTGCCAACCACGCTGTCGTCGTTGCACAGCTTATCCTCAACGGCAAGCCCTACGGTCCTCATCCTTTCGTCGTTCCTATTCGCGACATGAAGACCCATGAGCCTCTTCCTGATATCCACGTTGGAGATATCGGCCCCAAGTTCGGTTACAACACCATGGATAACGGCTTCCTGCTCTTCAACAACGTCAAGATTCCTCACGTCAACATGCTGAACCGCTTCTCTGGCGTTGATCCCGAGACCGGAAAGTACATCCGTCCTTCCAACCCAGCCCTTATCTACGGAACCTTGACATTCATCCGATCATCCATCGTCTTCCAGTCTGGGTCTGTTCTTGCTCGTGGTGTCACCATCGCTACACGATACTGCGCTGTTCGCCGACAGTTCCAGGACCGTGATGCTGATGCTAGCGAGACTGGTGAGAACCAGGTCCTCAACTACACAATGGTTCAGCACCgtcttctccctcttctcgCTTCTTCATACGCGCTTTTCTTCACTGGTCGCGCTATGATCAACCTCTACAACGCCAACCAGAAGCGCATGGCTCAACGTCGCGATGCTGGCGACGCCAAGCGCAAGCCTGGTCCTGAGGAGCTCAGCCCCGGCAGTGATCACCTTGCCGATCTGCACGCTATCTCCTGCTCCCTCAAGGCCTTTGCCTCCACCACCGCTGCTGAAGGCCTGGAAGTCTGCCGTCGTGCTTGCGGTGGTCATGGCTACTCGGCTTTCTCTGGCATTGGCAGCTGGTACGCTGACTATCTTCCTACCGTCACATGGGAGGGTGACAACTACATGCTTACCCAGCAAGTCGCCCGATATCTCCTCAAGTCTGCCCGCGCTGTTCTCGCAGGCAAGGCTCCTGATAACGGTATCTCTCGTatcttcaaggagttcaTTCGCCGACAGGACATCGGTGCTGCTTTCGACGTTCTCGACAGCGATCAAGACCTCGTTGATGCTTTCGCATGGCGTGTCTCTTTCCTGACCTTCGAGGCACTCAAGCAccgagatgaggagaagcaaTCCTGGAACAGCCTCCTCATTGACTTCTGGCGTCTCTCTACCGCGTACGCTCAGTACCAAGTCGTCAAGAACTTCCACGAAGCTCTGCAAGACGAAGCCACCAAGAAGTCCCTTGACCCCAATACCCTCGCCATCATGCACAAGCTCTTTGAGCTCTTCGCTCTGCATAACCTCCAGAGCTCCGCATCCGAGTTCTTCACCAGTGCCGCTACAACTGTTCGCCAAATCCAGCTCGCCCGCACAAAGCGAACTCTCTCACTGCTCGACGAGATCCGACCTCACGCCGTCAGACTTGTTGATGCTTGGTCATTCCCTGATTGGCAACTTGACAGCGCCCTTGGTCGCTCTGACGGCAAGGTTTACGAGGACTTGTTCCATCGTGCTTCGGAGGTCAACCCTGTTAACGACATTGTGTTCGATCCTTATCCTGAGTCAGATGTGCTGTTCCGTAAGAACGGCAGTGGTCCTAAGGCGAAGTTGTAAGAGAGAGCGCTCGATACCTGTACTCTAAAATAGTGTCATATAGTCTTTTTTATTGTTATTTATAGATAGAGCAATATTAGCCTGCTTATACTTACTCTTGATCCCTGTTAATATGTGACGATCCTGCCTGAGTCGTGTAAtattggtcttggtgatgatctCCGTGGACATCTCCGTAGGGATGAGCAGCTGTTAGCTTGCTATCCGCGGAGCTGAGCCTCTGCACGGCCTTGATATATCGACGAATCAAATGTACAATGTATTTGCTATACTGGGACTCAAGACTTGTATAAATGCCTTTCGAGTCTATCGCTACGATTCGAAACCACAGAGTTTAACACAAACTCTTCACAATCTTTCGCCTTTCTCATTGTATCCAACATGCGTCGAAACATTTTCTCCATCGCTGCTACGGCGATACTGTCTCTGGTGCAATGTAAGGCTCAGTGTTCATTTTATCTATCTCGAGAACCCCGATACTAACAGAGTACAGCCCAGAGCAGTCCCCCTATTAACATGACTGAGCCTGAAATCATGGAATTCCTCGAAGAAATTGCCGATGGCTTCCGGATTTGGCCCGAAGCACCTCTCTAACATCGCCCCGACGAGCTGAATCTCAAGTACGAAACCGTCACGTTTCCATCCGAGGACGGTGTGCCTCTTGAAGGATGGTTCTTCCCATGCAATGGATCGGACAAGATTATAATCATGAACCATCCTAGGCTATTTAACAGGGCCGGTCTTCCATCTCATATTGAACCATGGAACACGTTGACTGCTCCCTTGGGTAACAACTTCGACGTCAACTTCATCCCCGACTACAAGATTCTTCATGACGCTGGGTATAACGTGCTTACTCATGACTTCCGAAACTATGGCATGAGTGGTAGGGGCAACAATGTGCTTTACTCTGGTGGACGCTATGAATCTTACGATGTCATCGGTGCTCTTCGCTATATCCGCAAACGCAAGGACACCAAGGACATGACCATCGGCCTATTCCCCCAATGCATGGGTGGTAGCGCTACTTTCTTCGCCATGGGCACACACCCTGAAGAATTTAAAGACATCCGGACCATTGTCTTTCCCCAGCCGATCTCAGCCAATATGAGCAGCAAAGTTACCCTTCAAACAGCTGGTGTCGACCTTGACTATCTTAAAGAACTTGACGATATGGTCTACTGGCGCGCTTCCCTTCACCTCGAAGAATACTCTCCTATTCCTTGGGCTAGGAACGTCAACATCCCGACGTACATGTTCCAGGTTCGCAATGATCTTGCTACTCACTGGTCTGATGTTCAGGATGTCTTCGATGCTATTCCTGCTGAGGACAAAGAGCTTTTCTGGATCAATGGAACGACTCGAAGATGGGACGGATACTTGCACTTTCAGCGTCACCCTGATGCGATTCTCAAGTGGCTTGAGCGGTGGATGAATTAAATTCTGGATGGGTCTGACTTTAAACTTGAAATCATTTCTGCATCATTGCTCTATTACTCCGGTATTTAATCCTTGTATAGATAGCCAAATATACATATTGTCCAAAGCTCATAGTGTTGAGGAAGAGCCTTGAAATTCAATAGGAGTTGCTCTATTAGTGAGAGCGATGACTATGCTGCGTTCTGCGTCCAGCGTCTTTGAAACTCGAGACTTGTTTATGGCTTCGTTATCGATTTACTCAATTTAATAGCTATTCCTTATCAAGCCTAGACTCGGCTAGCACGGGATGAAATGACAAATTTGACTGGTTCGTTTGGACGTATTACGGCGTTACCGCATTTATCAGCAGAAATGCTACTAATTATAGCACGAACGAGCTCCAGGCAACTATCCTCCCAACATCTTTTATGCAACGTCATCTCTCAATTTCCTTCACAAATTATCTTCAACTTTGCATTCAGAATCAAATACAACACAATGGCCAATGAAATGCAGCCCGAGATTATCTTGTACGATCTTGCATGTATCAAGAACACATGCTTCTCTCCCGTCGTTTGGAAGATCCGCTTGATGCTCAACTACAAGGGCATTCCTTATAAGACCATATTCCTTGAGTTCCCTGATATTGAGCCAACGCTAAAGGAATTGTGAGTCATCCGATCTCTTACTCAATATCCTCTTCACTTCTATTGGTATGACAAGCCGACTAACGAGAACCAGAGGCTTGGACTCCCATGATTCCAGCTCAGGCTCTCCCGGTTACACAGTCCCAACAATCCACCATGTCCCCACCGGCAAATACATCATGGACTCGCCCGCCATCGCCGATTTCCTCGAATCAACCTACCCTAACCCTCCACTCCCTCTGACTTCTGAGCTCGGTCGCGAGATTGAAACCAAAGCTCGCGGTGCGGTCGGTCCTGCATTCCGCATCTCCGTCACGCCACGCGAAAACCTCATCCTCTCATCACGATCTCAACAGTATTTTCGCGCCAAGAATGAAGCTCGAATGGGATGTAAGCTGGAAGATTTGATGGACCCagagaaagaggagaagacTTGGCAAGGTGTCGCGGATAAGATGAGCGAGCTGAGTGATTTGATGTTGACGAACAGGGACAAAGGGCCATTCTTGTTGGGTGAGAAGCCGAGTTACACTGACTTCTTCATCGCTGCTTCACTCCAATCAGCAAGGACTATTGATGATGGGATCTTCCAGCGTTGTGCTGTGTATCCTGGTTTCAAAGCTATTTACGAGGCTTGCGTTCCttggatggagaagaaggactaAGCTGAGGAGCAGTTGTAGTCTTAATTGACCCTCACTGCATGAAATAGCCCCTAGCTTTCAATATTTCTCCGCAAGAGAATCCTCTCATGCGAAATAAATATAGTGTGGAATTAGCACCTCCTATTCAGTCTACTTGAACAGGTGCTTGTTCACCGGCGTAATAGCATCCTTCCCTTCCAACACAGCCATAACATTCTCCATAGCCAATCTCTCAAACCCAATCGACGTATCAAGTGCACCGCCAGCAGTATGGCACGTCAAAGTTGcattcctcatcttctgcaaCCTCGGATTCGGTCTCGGCTCATCCTCAAAAACGTCCAAGCCCACTGCAAACAAGTGTCCAGAATCCATGGAGTCAGCCACAGCTTCTTCGTCTACCAAACTCCCGCGTGCAACGTTAACAAGTCGTGATCCTTTCTTCATCTTAGATATCTCCTCCCGGCCAAGAATCTTGTTTCCACCTGCACCGGGGGCAGCTATGACGATACAGTCGGCGATGGCAAGCATGTCTTCCAGCTTGGGGTAGTTTGTTGCTTCGATAGCTGCTTCTTGCTCTGGCGGTTTGGGGAAGGGGTCGTAATATGCAATGCGCATACCAAGAGCCTTATGAGTCTTGAGAGCAATCTGGTATCCAATGTTGCCAAGACCAATTATCCCCAGAGTGTGGCCGCGAGGGTTGGATGCTGTGAGTTGCGTATGAGCATGTGCATCTCGAAACTCCTCTTCACTGCCTCTCGCAGCCATATTACTCCACTGCATATTCCTAAACACAGAAATGATATGGTAAAGCGCCATGTCAGAAACAGCCTCAGTCGAAGCAGCTGCTCCATTACAATAAAGGATACGGTTTTCGACCATGATGTCAACATCAGCCCAGTCATATCCAGCACCAGCTGATGCGTAAACCTTCATGGACTTGGGCAAGAGTGGAATTAGTTCTTTGTCCCAGCGTCCCATTTCACCACCTGTGATCCAAAAGGGTCGCATGACAGCATGAAAATCGCCCCATTTCTTCTGGTGAAGAGCTTCGAGGAAAGCACCGCGTTGGCGTTCTTCCGCCGAGGGGCGGATGATGGTGAATTTTGActcaagcttcttgtagAGATCGTGGTTGTACTTGATTGGGTCGCCAATATGGAGGACTATGGGATTTTCGGCTGAAGGCATAATGAGATCTGAAGAGACAATGTCTGAAGGTTGGGGTATGGTTCTCAAGAGATCCCCCGGCACTTTTGTCAAAGCAGGTATATAAATGATACAAACACAAGAACAGAATCAATAATCTGGGGCCATTATCGATCTTCGCTCCGAGCTCTCCATATTCCCCGCGTCTTCCTTCCAGTATCTCCTCCCATGCAGGTCGGATGTCGCCACTACTACATGAGAATTACCAATACAACTCGCTCATCTCCTTGGCTCGGCTACATACAACAAACGTCCCTCCTAGCACATCTCACTCATCGGATAACGGCTCGGAATGTTCTTGGATTGGTTCAAGTTGAAGATCTACATGATTCATGGGGTTACGTTGCAAGGTTTATTTCCCCGCTCGTCTTGGTTTCCCCAGACTATCTCCCCCGTACCCCAGGTTCTGGTCGTGGAGTTCTCGGCAAGAAATGCGATGCTTGGTCTGGGCAGGCTGATGGGGTTAATAAATACGCCTGAAAAGGTCTCTCAAATTTCGTTGTTGATTAGTGTAATTTTGTGATCAATTTATTAACAGAATTGTCtgtcatcatggctgatgtCAAAGAGACAGGCGAGGAGCTCCATTTGGAGACTCTCGGTGGAGAAACAGCCAATATCGAGAATCGCGACATCAAAGAAAAAGCCCTCGTTCGAAGAATCGATAAGCGAATGATGCCACTAATGATGCTTCTCTGTAAGTGCTCGCTGCATTTATCATACCAGCAAAGACTAATACCTCGCTATGAAAGACATCCTCAACTATCTCGACCGCAACAACATCGCTACCGCCCGTCTCGGTAATTTCGAAGAAGACATCGGTCTTGTGGCCGAGCAGTACAATACCGTCATCAGCATCTTTTTTGTGGGTTACATCCTGACTCAGGTACCCACTAACATGATCCTAAACAAGATGCGACCGTCGATCTTTTTGGTATGTTTCCGAGTCAAGTGTTTGGTAGGCACGTTATTTCACAATGCTAACTTGGATTGGTAGCCTTGTATCATGGTCTGCTGGGCCACTGTTAGTGCTTGCACCGGTACTGTGCAAAGTTATCATGGAATGATAGCTTTGAGATTCATCCTTGGATTTGTAGAGGCACCGTTCTTTCGTAAGTTACTCACTCTtttcgatgatgagaatTTGTCTGACTGGAACAGCTGGTGCTTTGTTCTTGTTTAGTTCATGGTATACCAAGAAAGAACTCGCAGTTCGTATCTCGGTTCTGTATGCAGCTGGTCAGATGGCTGGTGCATTTGGCGGTCTTCTCGGAAGtgccatcatggctggcatGGATGGTAAGGCCGGCTTAGCCAACTGGCGATGGCTCTGTATGTCCCCCTCTCCAGTGTTCTATAACTCGACTAAGTTCCGTCTAGTCATCATCGAAGGGTGTGCCACTTATCCCGCAGCCATCGTGACATACTTTGTCGTCCCAGACTacccagcaacaacagcctggCTCAGCGATGAAGAGCGCCGCATCGCAGTTCTTCGTATGGCCGAAGATGCCAGCAAGGAAGATGACAGAGCTGATGTATCAGCTTGGGAGGGTGCTAAAATGGCCTTCACTGATCCAGCGCTTTACATGATCTGGATCATGCAGCTTGGTCTCAacacagcagcagcctttACCAACTTCTTTCCTACTATTGTCAAGACGCTGGGTTATAGCTCGACTATCACTCTTCTGCTCTCTGCGCCGCCTTATGTGTTTGCCGCAGCACTGGGTATCACGAACTCTTGGCATAGCGATTGTGTGAACGAGCGATGGCTGCATGTTGTTTGGCCGCAGATATTTTGTAGCGTTGGGTTCATCATCTCAGCTGTGACTCTCAACACGGCTGCTCGATACATCTCGACCTTCATGATGATGTCAGTCTACGGATCCTTTGGTTGCATCTTGTCTTGGGTATCTTCGTCTTTACCACGTCCATCGACAAAGCGCGCCATCTCATACGCCGTGGTTAATGCTGGATCCAATCTCGCATCTATCTACGCATCGTACTTCTACCCTTCCTCTCAAGGGCCACGATATTGGCAAGCAAACGTCGCAAACGTAGCGTTCAGTGGTCTTTGCATTGCTATGGCGACTATTCTGAGATTCTTTCTTGCTCGgaggaacaagaagctcgataAGGCGAGGGAGCATGATATTCAGCACGAGGGTACTTTGAGTGGTAGTGAAACAAGATTGTTGGCTGAGAAGTGGCAGTGCGGAACTGAGTATGTTTTCACACTGTAGATGGGCTGGCCTGGGGAAAGTATAAAACTTTCGTAGTCAATGAAAAGAGACGTTCAATATAATTGGGGTCATGGCAGTAATTGGTAACTGTCAGGCACAAGCCCCAATTGCATGAAGAAGATCCGAGTGGAGAGTGGTACGATTGACTCATGACGCTGCCAAGAGAGCTACGACGCTCTTTGTATTTGCAATGGGCTGATTGAAGTGCAACCGTAATTGTCCAAAGACCACGGaatgaagctcaagatcaCTTCATAGCCAAACAGTTAAATGGCAGTTTGTTGTTTTGCGACTCGTTGGTTCTGAGGCGGATATCGCGTCAGCTCAGACGTCCGCCTCACGATTGCCCCAAGTGGTTCAACCTCCGTCATGCCTAGACCTCGTAGCCATCACGAACCAATCACGGCGCCTGCCCTATCATTCAACTTCTCAAACAAGAACGAACCCCCACAAGTTGAGACAAGGCTAAGAAATAGTATTTATCGGGTATCTGTCTCTTGATCTGGGGATGGGTAGTGCCGTGCTTAGCTATTTCTCCCCGCAATGTTGTTGCGGGGTGCATATCAAGAGTGAGTTCAAAGGCTTCCGCCCGGAAAGCTCCAGTTTCCAGTGCCGAAATGTTGGCGAATAGACCATATTTGTTGTCGCACATGCTTCAGGATTGAGTGTTCAAACGTCAGACCCGGTGAAACAAGTATTACTAACTATGGCATGACGGTTGGGCGTTGCCTCGAACGAGAGATGATCTGAACTAATGTTGCAGCGTACGTTAATGCCTCGGCTGTTCCCAGTTTTACTTTTACTGCTGACATGTCAAGCTCTGACGAGCGACAAACGCGCTGTACGATAAGAGCAAACCAGGCACAGGTTGTACTGCATGCCGAGTGTCGTAGGTTGCATTCTTTCCGAAAacccatctcctcatcagatCACAAAAGATCCCTGTATCTCGGCGCTCAAATCTCGATAACCATTTGCTTTTTCCCCTTCAATACCAAGAGGCATCATATCATATTTATACCTGATATCAACAATTCCTCTCATACGATTTGCATCAAAACATGACCATCAGACGTTGTTTAACCTTGTCGATTAAGCTTAAAATGTTTAAATGACACGGCTATGGCGGAATTGCCAGACTTGGCGCACTATACGCTATGAGGCGATCGCTGtggagaggaggagaggcCGCCAGCGCCTCGTCGCCCTAGAGGGCCAATACTTGGCCTGGACAGACACCGCTATGATCTCATGTTGCTTGGCTTGGCATCGGCTCATGATCAAAATTCACTTTGCGTGTGACGTTGCGTGGCTCTAACCTCAGAAGCCCACTTCTGGGTTTTTTTTTACTGCCGGGCGGCGGGTGAAAAATTTATACCGACTATGAAAGCTGGCTGATCCTCAAGCCTTTCACTGCCTTGACTTTTGGTGTTTCTTCATTCCAACCGAACTTGAACTCAACAACTACTCTTATTATTCTTTGTATTGATCAACGTATCAGTTATGGGCGTCCGTATCGCTACACAACAAGACGTCCCCGCGTTGAAGGAGATCATCCTCAGCGGGTTGTCAAATGATTCTGTCTGGCTGTACTGTTACCCCTCAGCAGGCCGTTCAGAAGCCGCCTCAAATCATGTCGAGACGGTTCTGAAGAGGATCATTGACGACAACAGCAAGAATTGGCATTGCTACGTAGTCGATGCCCCCAAGACTCACGACCCTGTCTCCCTTGCAATTATCCAGTCGCTTCACCAGAACGAGGACGATGGAAAGGGCGTCACTGAACAGATTCAGCGAGGTGAGTGAAGGCACCCACTTATTTCTCCTCGTTTTAGTGCTACGAATTTCGCTAACCTTATTTTCTACAGTGTTTGGTCTGTCGGATGACCCCAGCAACGGCGAGAGTAAGACGGCAAAGAGAATTGCCGCACTGCAATCAGGCATCACGCAGACTCAGCAGACGTACCTCGCCCGCTACGACCAAGTTATGTTCCTCCATGCCGTCATCACGCATCCCCACCACAAGCGCCAAGGGTACGCCAAGACGCTCTCCAAGCAAACCCTGCAGGTAGCGCGTCAGAAGGGCGCCGTCGTAGCAGCCCTCGCCAGCCCCTTCAGCGGCTACGTCTTCTACTCGGGCACCAGCTTCTCCAACTGCGGCCGCACAAAGGTCGAGACTGACAACGACATCGAGAACCTCGAGCTGCAGATCATGGTCTGCACTCCCCCCAAGCCCCTCGagcagaggaggagctccATCATGGACTTTTGGGGAGGGGCCAAGAAGGCGTCGCCTGCGGGGAGCAGACGGGAGTCGCTTGACCAGGGTGCCACTGGCGAGAGGCGGAGCTCGTTCTTGGATATGTTTAGCTTTGGTGGCC
Coding sequences within it:
- a CDS encoding alcohol dehydrogenase → MPSAENPIVLHIGDPIKYNHDLYKKLESKFTIIRPSAEERQRGAFLEALHQKKWGDFHAVMRPFWITGGEMGRWDKELIPLLPKSMKVYASAGAGYDWADVDIMVENRILYCNGAAASTEAVSDMALYHIISVFRNMQWSNMAARGSEEEFRDAHAHTQLTASNPRGHTLGIIGLGNIGYQIALKTHKALGMRIAYYDPFPKPPEQEAAIEATNYPKLEDMLAIADCIVIAAPGAGGNKILGREEISKMKKGSRLVNVARGSLVDEEAVADSMDSGHLFAVGLDVFEDEPRPNPRLQKMRNATLTCHTAGGALDTSIGFERLAMENVMAVLEGKDAITPVNKHLFK
- a CDS encoding acyl-CoA oxidase, producing MPPPNPDWVKALKPSGPQGSELLAQERANSDINVDQLSTFLFTKEVLERNDKILKILQADPVFDKEQNYFRGRTDRLEAALARAKALRRLSVKHNWNDEEHHAANDLISEPTPYGLHATMFLKTLEEQGTPAQHKLFLERARNYEIIGCYAQTELGHGSNVRGLETTATWNPEDKTFTIHSPHLTASKWWIGSLGKAANHAVVVAQLILNGKPYGPHPFVVPIRDMKTHEPLPDIHVGDIGPKFGYNTMDNGFLLFNNVKIPHVNMLNRFSGVDPETGKYIRPSNPALIYGTLTFIRSSIVFQSGSVLARGVTIATRYCAVRRQFQDRDADASETGENQVLNYTMVQHRLLPLLASSYALFFTGRAMINLYNANQKRMAQRRDAGDAKRKPGPEELSPGSDHLADLHAISCSLKAFASTTAAEGLEVCRRACGGHGYSAFSGIGSWYADYLPTVTWEGDNYMLTQQVARYLLKSARAVLAGKAPDNGISRIFKEFIRRQDIGAAFDVLDSDQDLVDAFAWRVSFLTFEALKHRDEEKQSWNSLLIDFWRLSTAYAQYQVVKNFHEALQDEATKKSLDPNTLAIMHKLFELFALHNLQSSASEFFTSAATTVRQIQLARTKRTLSLLDEIRPHAVRLVDAWSFPDWQLDSALGRSDGKVYEDLFHRASEVNPVNDIVFDPYPESDVLFRKNGSGPKAKL